A portion of the Sulfurospirillum diekertiae genome contains these proteins:
- a CDS encoding response regulator transcription factor — protein MSKILLLEDDYLLSETLKSLLMGEGFEVVHASDGEEALTYSYENSFDLYLFDINVPLLNGLDLLKLLRESGDTTPAFFISAYKDIQTITKAFDSACDDYIKKPFEFDELLVRIKAHILKKNPLLAYGSITYDLLNKRIFQQDKEVDLGSVEKEIFDLLLRNLNQTVLKEQFFDVMEKPSDSALRVHITKLKQRFSLQIINIKGIGYRLEKI, from the coding sequence ATGTCAAAAATATTACTGCTTGAGGATGACTACCTTTTAAGTGAGACCCTCAAAAGTCTACTTATGGGTGAAGGTTTTGAAGTGGTGCATGCTAGTGATGGTGAAGAAGCACTCACCTATTCGTATGAAAACTCGTTTGATCTTTATCTTTTTGACATCAATGTCCCCCTACTTAACGGTCTTGATCTGCTTAAACTTCTACGTGAAAGTGGCGATACAACACCCGCTTTTTTTATCAGTGCTTATAAAGACATTCAAACCATCACCAAAGCGTTTGATAGTGCATGTGATGACTACATCAAAAAACCGTTTGAGTTTGATGAGCTTTTAGTGCGTATTAAAGCCCATATTCTGAAAAAAAATCCCCTTTTAGCGTATGGTTCAATCACCTACGATCTTCTCAATAAACGCATCTTTCAACAGGATAAAGAGGTAGATTTGGGCTCTGTTGAGAAAGAAATCTTTGATCTACTCCTGCGAAATCTTAACCAAACCGTTCTCAAAGAGCAATTTTTTGATGTAATGGAAAAACCTAGCGATAGTGCCTTGCGTGTGCATATCACTAAACTCAAACAGCGTTTTTCCCTGCAAATCATCAATATCAAAGGGATAGGATACCGTCTTGAAAAAATATGA
- a CDS encoding DUF1104 domain-containing protein yields MKKSLFVWMVLGVVAFATDYSAMSATELNAMRGTVPVEDRPAFQAAMQEKMQTMSQEERQAFTQARTSNPTTGTMGANTGGMNGAGAGAGMGNGGGMGMGGNGGMGGGKGGGRGGR; encoded by the coding sequence ATGAAAAAGAGTCTATTCGTGTGGATGGTTTTAGGTGTCGTTGCCTTTGCCACAGACTATTCAGCCATGAGCGCAACTGAGCTAAACGCTATGAGAGGAACAGTTCCAGTAGAAGATAGACCCGCTTTTCAAGCGGCAATGCAAGAAAAAATGCAAACGATGAGTCAAGAAGAGCGTCAAGCTTTCACGCAAGCTCGTACTTCTAACCCAACAACTGGCACTATGGGGGCAAATACAGGTGGTATGAATGGTGCTGGTGCTGGCGCCGGTATGGGCAATGGTGGTGGCATGGGAATGGGCGGCAATGGTGGCATGGGTGGTGGAAAAGGCGGTGGTCGAGGAGGACGATAA
- the nifK gene encoding nitrogenase molybdenum-iron protein subunit beta translates to MQDVENIVNGQKLFLKPEYQDVFKNKKQFESSAGSTNPEKVIEVAKWTTTWEYREKNLAREHITINPAKACQPLGAVMAALGFENTMPYVHGSHGCVAYFRSYFTRHFKEPTPCVSDSMSESAAVFGGLANMKEGLRNCKALYKPDMIAVSTTCMAEVIGDDLNAFVIGARKDAEGELDGTPIPAAHTPSFAGSHVTGYDNMMNAILQELNPVEGREIVKDSECINIIPGFEPYLGSLKEIKKMAAMFSDKIVMIGDHEDQWNTPAGEYKLYAGGTPLAVAKTASSAKATISLQKYSTIATAKMIKNDWKQTYATCNPIGLGGTDEFVMKLSELTGKPVPAELTKLRGQLVDAMQDSYPYMHGKKFAIWGDPDFLLGVVSFLVEMGAIPVHVLCHNAPRKNWEKEMQAILDKCTFKEECHIWMGKDLWHLRSLIFTEPVDFMIGNVYGKELYRDTKVPLIRIGFPIFDRHHLHRYSISGYEGALNLLTWITNSVLDALDEETKDIAKTDFFFDCVR, encoded by the coding sequence ATGCAAGACGTAGAAAACATAGTAAATGGGCAGAAGCTCTTTTTAAAACCAGAGTATCAAGATGTTTTTAAAAATAAAAAGCAATTTGAAAGCAGTGCGGGTTCAACTAACCCTGAAAAAGTAATCGAAGTTGCTAAGTGGACAACGACATGGGAATACCGTGAAAAAAACTTAGCACGTGAGCACATCACGATTAACCCAGCCAAAGCGTGTCAACCTTTGGGCGCTGTTATGGCTGCCCTTGGGTTTGAAAACACTATGCCGTATGTTCATGGAAGTCACGGTTGTGTGGCTTACTTTAGAAGCTACTTTACACGTCACTTTAAAGAGCCAACACCCTGTGTTTCAGACTCTATGAGTGAAAGTGCAGCGGTTTTCGGTGGTTTGGCAAATATGAAAGAGGGTTTACGTAACTGTAAAGCACTTTACAAACCAGATATGATCGCCGTTTCTACGACATGTATGGCAGAAGTTATTGGTGATGACCTCAATGCGTTTGTGATCGGTGCTCGCAAAGATGCTGAGGGTGAACTTGATGGTACTCCGATTCCAGCGGCACACACTCCATCATTTGCAGGTAGCCACGTTACAGGTTATGACAATATGATGAACGCCATTTTACAAGAGCTCAATCCTGTTGAAGGTCGTGAGATCGTAAAAGATAGCGAGTGCATCAATATCATTCCTGGTTTTGAACCATACCTTGGAAGCTTGAAAGAAATTAAGAAAATGGCTGCTATGTTTAGCGACAAAATCGTTATGATCGGTGACCATGAAGATCAATGGAATACACCAGCAGGCGAGTATAAACTCTATGCAGGTGGCACACCTTTAGCCGTTGCAAAAACAGCAAGCAGTGCAAAAGCGACTATTTCACTTCAAAAGTACTCTACAATTGCTACTGCGAAGATGATAAAAAATGATTGGAAACAAACATATGCTACATGTAATCCAATCGGTTTAGGTGGAACAGATGAGTTTGTAATGAAACTCAGTGAACTTACAGGCAAACCCGTTCCTGCTGAGCTTACAAAACTTCGCGGTCAACTTGTCGATGCGATGCAAGACAGTTATCCGTATATGCACGGCAAAAAATTTGCTATCTGGGGAGATCCTGACTTCTTGTTAGGTGTTGTCTCTTTCTTGGTTGAGATGGGTGCTATCCCTGTACACGTTCTTTGTCATAATGCGCCTCGTAAAAACTGGGAAAAAGAGATGCAAGCGATCCTTGACAAATGTACATTCAAAGAAGAATGCCACATTTGGATGGGAAAAGATCTATGGCATTTAAGAAGCCTTATTTTCACTGAGCCAGTAGATTTCATGATCGGTAACGTTTATGGTAAAGAGTTGTATCGTGATACAAAAGTACCTCTTATCCGTATCGGTTTCCCAATCTTCGATAGACACCACTTACATAGATACTCTATCAGTGGTTACGAAGGTGCGCTTAATCTTTTAACTTGGATTACCAACTCCGTCCTAGACGCGTTGGATGAAGAGACAAAAGATATCGCAAAAACAGATTTCTTCTTCGACTGCGTAAGATAG
- a CDS encoding sensor histidine kinase, which translates to MKKYEKEAFFKTFGIFFATLMLLTTLVASFYYSEQKHIMEEQIFSKMKSFTYDFQNYTFEVDVIPYDNTVDELNLQPCDRGMCGYFAIPSTKNSMFKVIISDKEYKTQLHLLINKVLLIYSALLCAIIAFSLFYSFYALYPLRHALYLLESFFKDMIHDLNTPITSILLNTKSIAKTAPSEALERIELAAKTIASLYRNLEILHQGFIPKKGDVDLEKLLHVRAKLYQKLYPKLTFIFETEPCIIHSDPDSIARIFDNLISNACKYNRKNGSVKLSNKENSVNISDTGIGIKNCRLVYDRYYKENEKGLGLGLNIVKKLCDILAIKISLESNAETGTSITLLFSKEKMA; encoded by the coding sequence TTGAAAAAATATGAGAAAGAGGCTTTTTTTAAAACATTTGGTATTTTCTTTGCCACATTAATGCTGCTTACCACTCTGGTTGCCTCTTTTTATTACAGCGAACAAAAACATATTATGGAAGAGCAGATTTTTTCAAAAATGAAATCATTTACGTATGATTTTCAAAATTATACCTTCGAGGTTGATGTCATCCCTTACGATAACACCGTAGATGAGCTCAATTTACAGCCTTGCGATCGTGGAATGTGCGGTTATTTTGCAATTCCAAGCACAAAAAATTCTATGTTCAAAGTCATTATATCTGACAAGGAGTATAAGACACAACTGCATCTTCTTATAAACAAAGTTCTCTTAATCTATAGTGCCCTCTTATGTGCCATCATCGCCTTCTCACTTTTTTATTCGTTTTATGCACTCTATCCCCTTAGGCATGCGCTCTATCTTTTAGAGAGTTTTTTTAAAGATATGATTCACGATCTCAACACGCCCATAACGTCCATTCTTCTCAATACAAAATCCATTGCAAAGACAGCTCCTTCTGAAGCCTTAGAGCGTATAGAACTCGCAGCAAAAACCATCGCCTCTTTGTACCGAAATTTAGAAATTTTACACCAAGGATTTATCCCTAAAAAAGGTGATGTTGATCTTGAAAAACTTTTACATGTAAGGGCTAAACTCTATCAAAAACTCTACCCAAAACTGACTTTTATTTTTGAAACAGAACCTTGCATCATTCATAGTGACCCTGATTCGATTGCACGCATTTTTGACAATCTCATCTCCAATGCCTGCAAGTACAATCGCAAAAATGGTTCCGTAAAACTGAGTAATAAAGAGAATAGTGTCAACATCAGTGATACAGGGATTGGTATTAAAAACTGTCGCCTTGTTTACGATCGATACTATAAAGAGAACGAAAAAGGGCTAGGACTAGGGCTCAATATCGTAAAAAAACTCTGTGATATATTAGCCATTAAAATTTCCCTTGAAAGTAATGCTGAGACAGGAACATCGATTACACTTCTTTTTTCTAAAGAGAAAATGGCATGA
- a CDS encoding bifunctional GNAT family N-acetyltransferase/carbon-nitrogen hydrolase family protein, producing MGNSDDLKQTNKLVLRNLELEDYEQVKRIMDRVYPTLGGWTPLEFKAQLATFPEGQICIEDDGKVIAAAQSLIVDYDKFGDRHTYNQITANGLITTHDPKGNTLYGLDIYVDPDYQGLRLGRRLYDARKELCYRLNLKRIIAGGRIPGYAAHAHEMTPSKYIDLVKDKELRDHVLGFQLANDFHVRRVLKGYLKGDAASREYATLLEWSNVDYEEPHTNPTVNRGIVRVGIVQWQMRSVKSVEEFLDQVEFFVDAMAGYNADFVLFPEFFNAPLMALRSDENPETAIRTVAAHTDTLVEKIGQFAVRYNINIIAGSMPEYDGNTLYNASYLCRRDGTKDSQKKLHITPDEEAYWGMHGGDKLCVFETDVGRVGILVCYDVEYPELPRLLADQGIDILFVPYWTDTKNSYLRVRRCAQARAIENECYVAISGSVGTLPRVENMDIQYSQSAVFSPSDFAFPHDATIAEATPNTEMTLVADLDLSLLKEIRERGSVRNLHARRTDLYSLRWKGDKDDFVVVSG from the coding sequence ATGGGAAATAGTGACGATCTAAAACAGACCAACAAGCTTGTTCTTCGTAATTTGGAACTGGAAGATTACGAACAGGTTAAAAGGATTATGGATAGAGTTTATCCGACATTGGGTGGATGGACACCTCTTGAATTTAAAGCACAACTAGCGACATTCCCTGAAGGGCAAATCTGCATCGAAGATGATGGCAAAGTCATTGCCGCAGCTCAGAGCTTGATCGTTGATTACGATAAATTTGGCGATCGCCATACGTACAATCAAATCACAGCTAACGGTCTTATCACAACGCATGATCCTAAAGGCAATACGCTTTATGGCTTAGACATTTATGTCGATCCAGATTATCAAGGGCTTAGGCTTGGACGTAGGCTTTACGATGCACGTAAAGAGCTCTGCTATAGGCTTAATTTAAAGCGTATTATCGCAGGGGGGCGTATTCCTGGATATGCGGCACATGCCCATGAGATGACGCCTTCCAAATACATTGATCTTGTTAAAGACAAAGAGCTGAGAGACCACGTTTTAGGCTTTCAACTGGCCAATGACTTTCATGTCAGGCGTGTGTTAAAAGGCTACCTCAAAGGGGACGCGGCATCTCGTGAGTACGCGACACTGTTAGAATGGAGTAATGTGGATTATGAAGAGCCGCATACCAACCCAACGGTGAACCGCGGTATCGTGCGTGTGGGCATTGTGCAGTGGCAGATGCGTAGCGTTAAAAGTGTCGAAGAGTTTTTGGATCAAGTCGAGTTTTTTGTGGATGCGATGGCGGGGTATAATGCCGATTTTGTCCTCTTCCCTGAATTTTTCAATGCGCCCCTGATGGCTTTGCGCTCCGATGAAAATCCTGAAACGGCGATTCGTACCGTTGCGGCGCATACGGACACGTTAGTCGAAAAAATAGGGCAATTTGCGGTGCGCTATAACATCAACATCATCGCAGGCAGTATGCCCGAATATGATGGCAATACGCTCTACAATGCAAGTTATTTGTGCCGTCGTGATGGTACGAAAGACTCGCAGAAAAAATTGCACATCACGCCCGATGAAGAGGCGTACTGGGGTATGCATGGCGGCGATAAACTCTGTGTGTTTGAAACCGATGTGGGACGCGTGGGCATTTTGGTTTGTTATGACGTCGAATACCCCGAACTTCCACGTCTTTTAGCCGATCAAGGCATTGATATTCTCTTTGTTCCCTACTGGACAGACACCAAAAACAGTTACTTACGCGTACGTCGTTGCGCGCAAGCTAGAGCCATCGAAAACGAGTGTTATGTTGCCATCTCTGGCAGTGTAGGAACCCTTCCTCGGGTTGAAAATATGGACATTCAGTACTCCCAATCCGCGGTCTTTAGCCCGTCCGATTTTGCGTTTCCACACGATGCCACCATCGCTGAAGCAACGCCAAATACGGAGATGACCTTGGTTGCCGATCTTGATTTGAGTCTTTTAAAAGAGATTCGTGAACGAGGTAGTGTCCGTAATTTACATGCACGTCGCACGGATTTGTACAGTTTGCGTTGGAAAGGCGACAAAGATGATTTTGTTGTCGTTAGTGGCTAG